From a single Brassica rapa cultivar Chiifu-401-42 chromosome A01, CAAS_Brap_v3.01, whole genome shotgun sequence genomic region:
- the LOC117126726 gene encoding uncharacterized protein LOC117126726 — MSAEFGPSVPFPHIGDNVTTCMRKGFEPSPAIYDPLGPVDPVKRDNLLQHLKPHEEIPHGEAHEDIEFYRILITPRPWPIKEYGWLVQNLSYILSVQHIASYMRVLIQRSKQDPSPFWSKRVAFIDSWFLESWVHDYKEFEVKPEMVKFKGSGYEGLANGLIATDIQTKLRWFTDVDHLYGVLNTGGNHWVGFHADLHKEKVDCYDSIVGEQTLESDLRMLNFFGPLTRMIPAILNALIPDDIRVPT, encoded by the exons ATGAGTGCGGAATTTGGTCCTTCTGTACCATTTCCCCACATCGGAGATAATGTAACGACGTGCATGAGAAAAGGTTTTGAACCTTCACCTGCAATATATGATCCTCTAGGACCTGTTGATCCGGTTAAAAGGGATAATCTTTTGCAACACCTAAAGCCACACGA GGAAATTCCACATGGAGAAGCTCACGAGGATATTGAGTTCTACAGAATCCTCATCACTCCAAGACCTTGGCCCATCAAAGAATATGGATGGCTGGTTCAAAAT CTGAGTTATATATTATCTGTGCAACATATTGCTTCGTATATGAGAGTCCTCATTCAAAGGTCCAAACAAGATCCCAGTCCATTTTGGTCCAAGCGCGTTGCCTTTATAGACTCTTGGTTCCTTGAATCATGGGTTCACGATTATAAGGAGTTCGAAGTCAAACCGGAAATGGTCAAATTCAAAGGAAGTGGTTATGAGGGGTTAGCAAACGGTTTGATCGCCACAGACATTCAGACAAAGTTGCGGTGGTTTACAGATGTAGATCACTTGTACGGAGTGCTTAATACTGGCGGCAATCATTGGGTGGGTTTTCACGCGGATCTGCATAAAGAGAAGGTTGATTGCTATGATTCAATCGTTGGAGAGCAAACACTCGAAAGTGATCTGAGAATGCTAAATTTCTTTGGGCCGCTTACTCGTATGATCCCTGCGATTCTGAATGCACTTATTCCTGATGATATCCGAGTCCCTACCTAG